Below is a genomic region from Triticum dicoccoides isolate Atlit2015 ecotype Zavitan chromosome 5A, WEW_v2.0, whole genome shotgun sequence.
TGTCAGGTTTTTATCCTTTATGGATGTGCATTCAGAAGTAACTTGtttattttaatgctttgctttttATGTCAGGATGAAAATGAGTCCATCATTACTGAAGACTAATTTGGAGCCAAGTGTGCTCATGTGGACATGCGGCTGGGTCTCCAATTACTAGTGCATGTACTGTTGGAAGTGCattgaaattttgaaatatgatacGACCTTTATTTATGCAACTTTGGTTGTGATGTAATAAGACTTTAGGACAAGAGTACTACTCTGAGACTATTTGAGTTGCCAATGTGTAGTCTACTACAGATTATTTTTAATGCAATAAGATTGAAGACAAGTATTTTACTATCAGCCTATTTGAGTTGTCACTGTGTGTTTGGACAATGTTTGAATAATGTACTTGCTGCCTGCTTATGCTTGTAGCTTATGTTCTCATTTGTGAACAATGATGAGTTAATTTCATTTTTGGGAAGGCTTTGTGCTGatttttctatgcccatggagctccatgggtatctGGATATCCAatgggtttgggcatgggcacaagttgcGCCCATGGATACTTTGGTGGATGGGCAGAaggtaggaagatgggtcatggtttggatttggaccagctccacccgcaccaaacccgacccattgccatccctaattcccaccatatgaatcttgatctctagccttccccaagttactttccactcaaatcttctttccaccaaatccaaatcctatgagagagagttgagtgttggggagactatcatttgaagcagaagagcaaggagttcatcatcaacacaccatttgttacttcttggagagtggtgtctcctagattggctaggtgtcacctgggagcctccaacaagattgtggagttgaaccaaggagtttgtaagggcaaggagatcgcctacttcgtgaagatctaccgctagtgaggcaagtccttcatgggtgatggccatgatgggatagacaaggttgcttcttcgtggacccttcgtgggtggagccctccgttgactcgcgcaaccgttaccctttgtgggttgaagtctccatcaacgtggatgtacgatagcaccacctatcggaaccacgacaaaacatccatgtctccaattgcgtttgaattctccaaacccttccccttacattcttgcaagttgcatgctttactttccgctgctcatatactctttgcatgcttgcttgatatgtattgtgtttgttaaacttgtgccaaaactccacttcaacttaaagaaattaaaaactgcaacttttggtacttagtgtctaatcaccccctctagacacctcttctcgatcctttcagcatccaagttcgctattggttattgaccagagaagtgtctcggtcatgtctacatagttctcgaacccgtagggtccgcacgcttaatgttcgttaacGATattgtatttatgagttatgtatgttggtaaccgaatgttgttcggagttctggataagatcacggacatgacgaggaactccggaatggtccggagataaagtttgatatatgggataatagtgtttggtctccggaaggggttccggatgtttcccgaaatgtttgggtacgagaacactttatttgggccaaaagggaaagcccacaaggtttctggaaagtgcaaaaggaagttttgcggagtctaggggccagacgctagggtccctggcgtctgggtccagacgccgggaaccctggcgtctggccctatagtccgagaaggactcttgcctttcaggtgaaaccaactttgtggaggcttttactccaagtttcgacctcaaggctcaacatataaatagaggggtagggctagcacccaaaagacatcaagaaacaccaagccgtgtgccggcaaccctgtcccctctagtttatcctccgtaatagttttcgtagtgcttaggcgaagccctgcagagattgttcttcaccaacaccgtcaccacgccgtcgtgttgctggaactcatctactacttcgcccctcttgctggatcaagaaggcgaggatgtcattgagatgaacgtgtgctgaacgcggaggtgccgtacgttcggtacttgatcggaacggatcgtgaaggtgtacgactacatcaaccgcgttgacaaacacttccgctttcggtctacgagggtacgtagacatactctcccctctcgttgctatgcatcaccatgatcttgcgtgtgcataggattttttttgaaattactatgttccccaacacccggCACCTCCAAAGTGTGCGATGAGAACGGGAAGCCAAGACATAACAAGGACAACAAGCGTCGGCATAAAGGCAACATCAGTGATGCCAACGAGGCTACTCTAAACACTGGTTTCAACAGCCAACGTAGTGGCCAGAAGAAGAAACCCTTTAAAGGGAACAAATACGGTCCGTCGATGCTAGACAAGATCCTCGATAGGCCTTGCCAAATTAATGGCACCTCAGACAAACCTACAAATCACTCAACCCGGAACTGCTGGTTATAAAGCAGGCCGGCAAGATCACAGACGATAACCCAGGCAAGGGCCAGCCTCATAGTGAGGACGAGGATGAAGCCGAGGCCGAACAATGGAGgccacaacagttcgctcccaaagTAAAGGATGTAAACATGATTTGTGTTACTCACATCCCTAAGAAGGAGAGGAAGTCAGCACTACGTGATGTTTACACATTGGAGCCCATAGCGCTGaaattcaacccctggttggcttgcccgatcacttttgaccaacaAGACCATTGATGAGTAATATTTTACACTCATCCACCATTGTTTAAACCAAGATATTTTATTGAAAAAGATATTTGCTCCGATATTGCTACTAATGACTAATGATTGCAAGGGATTCCATAAATCCACTCTTTGATGTGTTTCCACGGGAAATGGATTAAAAAGGGAAGAAGTCATGTGTGAACATGGAAAGGAAGTAGAATGGAGAAAGAAGGAATCGACAAGAGGCATTTCTGCGGAAACAGAGCAAAAGACGGCGTTCCGTACGCGCTCGTATAAGCGCCCGTATGGCATGGAAACTGAGGCAGATCGTCCACCTGAACAACTTTTATAAAGGGGCCATCTTGAAATATCAACGGGGGAGGCCAGAACGGAGCATCGACATCAGCCAcatcgtcttcatcttcatccaCAAACCCTAGCCGTTGCCATCTCCATAGCCACCATCACCACCATAGTGCTTCCTCATCTAGTTCATACTTGTAATCGTGCATCGCACAATTCATCCATTGTATGACATATTTGCAATCAATCAATCTTTAAGATGTGTTCTTTAATGTTTTCTTCTCGCGATCTGATcttcatgtgtgagtagttcaatAAGGTATGGATTGAGGCATGAGCCTTGCAACCCTCTATATTTGTCTCCTTTCTCTTGTTCGATTTTGTGCAAAGGAGCATATACTCCGGATATTCATTTCTGAGCTCGGGCTCAAATGCTCCCTAAATCAGACCCGTCCTCTAGCATGTGGATATGCGCCCTTCCTTGTATCTTCTGTCCATATATCACATGTGTCAATATAGTATAAGGCCAGCCAGAGGCGCATTGATTGCAATGACAGACAACATTGTTGGTGCGGAACACCTTCTCGGCACACAGATTAGCATTTTTCCTGTGCCGAGCTGAGTCGTCTCCTCACACAATCCAGTGCCTAATAATAATGATATATCCCCACCACGCAAGTAGTAATAACGAAGGCGTGCCAATAACATGACTTGGACCGATGTCAGCTCCCCCAAGTACAAGGAACAGTTTTTTCAGAAACAATGATCCACAGATTTGTGCTGACGAACATTAACATATTTGTACTCACTCATACAGGGTGTCCAACATCTTGAAAAATGGAGGAACAAGCGAGGAGCAATGCTCACTGAAACACACTAGAAAATCCTTGGCAAACAAGGATACAAAATACAAACTTAATAATCACAACTTAATTTTCAGCAATACCGGTGTTTCGGCGGTGACATTCCATGCCATAGTTCTCTTGCATTTCCCCGGCTGGCATGGTTTCTTGGGTGCATTCCCTTTTTCGAGACAGGTTGTTTGCTTGTGGCCATCAATAGCAAAGCATCAAGACCAGCTAACATGTGCTCGAATGATTCTGCACTCGCATCTCCCATCTCGACTGACTTCCAAAGCTTTCATGTATAATGTCGAATGCCTGCACATGAAAACATGTTAACAGAGTGGTCCTTCTGGTATTGAGTCAGGTGCTGGGGCAGAATGTCTCTTGCGTCCTTGGTCCATTGTTTCACAAGAATCTCCTTCAAATGAAGTACATCCATGACCTGCGCCAAGGGCAGTTAGGTTATCAGAAATATATCGTCTCGAGATGCAAGTCTTCACTGAACACACAAATTCCTTATCCAAACAGAAGTTTGAGGAACGAAATGATATCATCCATGGAAGTTACCCTTAAGACGTGGCATCATAACATTCTGGTGTGTTCAAATTGTCCACACACGCACTTAAACTCCAAGTGGTCCTCGTTTACTGTAACCTCGTACACAACTCTGTTCCATTTTCCTCTCTTCACCTCTTCGTTGTGCGTTGTGACATACTTCATCATCTTCTCCACCTCCGTGACATTGTACGTCGTGCCTTTAGTTAGTAGGTAACCAAACTCCTAGAACATAGCCCTCGTGTAAATCTTGCTTGCGTGTCTCTCAATTGCCAAATTCGTTCTCCTAACAACTTCACCCTGTCAAACAGAAGTAAATTTTAAAAGATGGAAACCAGATAAATACACGAGGTGGCGGTGCGGCGGGTAGGTGATCTGGGTGGTTGTCACTAAAACTATGCAAAGAAACATAGTGGAGTTACGATCATCATCCTCTTATCCTCGTAGCTTTCCTCGCGCTCGCGGTCAAACAACAACCTCATGTACTGCCTCACAAAGGTGTGCATCGGGCGAGCAGGAGGCATGTGCTTCTTCAACATGCAGTTCACGCTCTTGCTGCGTTCTTTGCATGTCATCTTGGTGCAAAAAAAAACTCCTTGAAGTATGTTTTTGGCCATTTTCTTCTTATTTCGTAGATCTGGGTCATGTAAGGGTGCTTCTTCAGGTTGTACTTATTAAGCAGCATACCCCACGTTGTCTCGAACTCATCTTCATTTAACATGTGGTTCACCACTTTGTAGAATTCAGCTTGGAACTCTCTCTTCTTCATGTACAGGGGACCAAACGCTCCTTTGCCTTCTTCAGCACATGCCATTTGCACCACCAGTGCACACTGTCCGGATAAACTTTGCTGATTGCCACCTCCATACATCTGTTCTGGTCTGCCATCAAACACACTAATCAGTTCTAATTCATTTCTAATTAAGTTTCAAATTTTCAATGCATAATTTTTCCTGTGTATGTAGGCCGAGTGCTGGCCGTGTTACAGTTTTTGTAGGTTCCTCTGCATACTTTTGAATTGACTGCTCCAGTGCTCTCATCCTAGAAGGACATGGTGTCCGGTCCGGTGATGCACCGCGGAAGCGTAATCTGAATTTTCCAAGCATACATAATCAGTTCACTAGTTTCACCTGAAAAGACGACTACTAATGCAATTTTTGCTGGCCAGTGAGGTAAACCGAGTATTAGAGTAACGGAGCCAGTGGTTCTGCTAACAAGTTGATGCACTGATGTTTCCTAGAAAAATTCAGAATACAACTATGTGGTTCAAAACATTGTTCCATGTATGGATGTCCAGCCACTTGGAATAAATACAGTTCAACAGAGGGATAAGACTTTGGGTACAGACCTTTTTGTCCAACCATGGGCCTCCGGGTTGACCCCGTCGGTTGATTGTGCCGACAGAGTTGGAGATGCATCTGGTCATCGACGAACCCCCACCTGTGCCCTCTCCGGGTCAGCGCAGCCGACCTGCTGGCCGCACCCAGACCCAGCAAAACTCCTCCTGTAGTGGGAACCTGAAAGCTGATGGCAATGGGCGACGGCCAGACCCGGCGTCAGATTTCTTCTCCAGGTCTGTCGTCGGACAGAACAAACCCCTGGAACTACAAGATCTCCAGCCATACAAGATGAACTAACCTATAGGCAGCATCGAGCAGGAACTCAAGCCCAGGATCTTCAATTCCAAATCCCGCCGGTGCAAATCTAGCGCCGCCGCAGGATCTACATCATTCGAGATTGGAGAAGGACAAGGAGGTGGTTTGGGGTGAGGGAGGGGAGGCACACCTAGTGGTTGTTTGGATAAACGAAATTAACACCTAGTTTTAACAAAACACGTTTTAGTAGGATTTCTTGGAAAACTAGTTTTACTAATAATTTAGTTAGGAATAAGCATGCACAAAAGCTTGTTTGGTGGTAAAACATGTTTAAATACGGGAGACTCGCGGACTGCACCGTCACCGCCGCGTCCTCGCATCGGCATAAGAGATGATCGTGTCCAGGCATGGATGTTGTGGTAGGCCATCTCAATGCTCACAAACGTGAATCTTAGCAGAAGAAATAACACTCGTGTGACAGACATGCGAAAATGCCCAATCATTGAAGAACAAGAATTAGCACACAAGGAATCTGCTGCGGCTGCACAACTCAAGATCAAATTGTTGAGACAAGCATTTAGGACTCGGAACCAAGCCCTGAAGACGTTGGTGATGTAGTGCCGACCTGCTAGGGAAGGACCGGTGGTTGACTCTGATGCGACGGCCGCCGCGGGATGAGTGCTCGTCGGGGAAGGATTAGTGGTCAACAGTGATGACGACGGCCCGACGATGGCAACGGCCACGAGCGCTGCAAGATGAGTTGTCGCTGGGGAAGGAGAAGACCAGTTGTCGCTGGGGAAGGAGAAGACCAGTGGTCAACGTCGCGGCCGCCGGCGGCGCGGGAGGACTGGTTACGTATGATGATGGCCATGGGCGGTGCGAGATGAGTTGTTGATGGGGAAGGAGAAACATGCATGCCAGCTGTGCCATACGCCGATCGGGGCGGCAGATGAAGAATTGGTTTATCGAAAAACGTCAAATAGTCATTTTTCTATAAGCTCGGTTTTTCAGTTTTACTAAAACTAAGATCTCCTTATTCAGGAATTTGTTATGTTAACCAAACAGAGTTTTAGTTTGTTATAACCAAAACGTGTGTAGGCCACACTGTTTAGTAAAATCCCAGTATCCAAACAACCCCTAGGCACGATAGGCGGCTCAGTTATGGAGCCAACGTTTTGGTGGACGGCCCAGCACGTACTCACGCGTCGGGCATTCCTCCCGTACGACCTGGGCCCGCGTACGCAACACTGTTCGCTACCATATATCCACGTTCACCCCTTTTCTACCTAAATAGCGTCAGTTATGTTAGAGCGATTTTTACTGATCCCGAGCCAGGAACAGACACCGCCGATTTTGGGAGCATCTGGGCTCGCGCATCGAATCGTCGTGTCCCATATACTCAGGTAAAACTACTCCACCTTTGGTTGAAGGTAATCTTGACGTCGGTATGACGCTCACATAAACACCACCAGTGAACACCAATAATGAGACATGTCACAACATCACAATAATCTCATACGAGATCGTGAAGATGAAATGCATCATGAACCAGCCACAATAGACCAAAGTAGAAAGAGGAGAGTTAACTCATGAATGTAGAACGGTGCGGCAAGACGCGTGTCACACTCTGGCCCCCTCTTCTCCGCGCCCCACGCATTTTTTGGAGGGTAAACATCGTCGCTTTTATTTAACTTAAAACACGTCTGGGATCTCGCCTGCGATCACTTTCAGAATGCAATCTGGTGGTGATCCAAGCCATACCTTACACAGTTCTTCGCCTACCTATCTTCGCTAATTTATGTGCGGCAACATTTGCAGAACGCCTCACCCACGAAACTCTAAAAGCATCAAAAGACCGAAGCATAGTCTTGATATCCTCCACCCAAGGGCCTGTCGCTGCCAAGATCCTTTCCGGAGTGTTTATCATCTGCACTAGAGCCTGGCTGTCCACCTCCAAATGAAGTCTTTGCACATTAACCTCTGCAGCAACAAGAATGGCTCTTTTGCACGCCTTGATCTCCGCAGTCTCTGCCTCCATCACCTGAGGGAAGAAGTGGCAAGTCCCTGCAATATAAGCTCCATTGTGATCTCGCAACACCacgcctcctccgccattgcctccaGCCCTGGAAGTGGCACCGTTGGTGTTGGCCTTGATCCACCCCTCCTCTGGCGCAGTCCATCTTTGCAGAATCGCAACTTTGGCCTCCCGATCCGGCTTCTCGTGAACCTCCCTCCATTCTCTCATGTAAGAGAAAACCCTCTCTATTATTTCATGTGGTTCATCTATCCTCTTGCCATTCTTTGTATCATTTCGTGCCAGCCATAAGGCATAAACTACATTGATCATCGCATGTCGTTCATCTTCATGAGCTTCAGCAAACCATCCTAGCAGCCAATTCGCCAGCTCGCCCTGGgagcaaatgaaactcggtgggaccgccACCGTTACTCCCTTTTCAGAACGTAACTGGTTCCAAAACTGGACTGAGTGTTGGCAAGTCCAAAATCTATGCATGATAGTCTCCTCACGGCCACACACTGCACAGAAAACTCCTGGCTTTATCCTCCGTCGCAGCAGCTCCGCACCCACCGCCAAGCCGTTTCTAATCACTCGCCACATGTGAATCTTAGTCTTGCTTGGTGCGCTTGTATCCCAAAGGCCCAAGTACCCTACATGCTTGTTAACTGAACTAGCTGATTCCAGCCGTCCGGTTTTCATCTTATTCATAGTCATTCTCAGATGATACGCAGAACGCACCGTGAAGATGCCATTCTTCGTATAGTTCCAAGCTAAACAGTCCTCCATCGATGGCCCCCCAATAGCAATCTGTTTTATGTCTTGCGCATCATCCGGCGAGAACATTCCATCAATTCTGTTATTGTTCCAAGCATCACCCAACTCAACCATCAGATCTGCCACTTTAGTCACACCCTGCTCGAACAAAGCCCCGAGTGGCCTCATGCTGCCGCTTCTCGGGATCCAGTTATCATGGTGTATATTGATACTTGTTCCATCACCGACCCTCCAAACAAGTCCTTCTCTCAATAGATCACGCCCATGGAGGATGCTCCGAAGGAGCCCCCCGAGGGACACGTGGCTGACATAATCGTGGTATCTGGAAAGTATCTTGCCTTGAGAACTCGAGCACATAACGACGTTGGGTATTGTAAAATCCTCCATGCCTGTTTGGCCAATAGGGCTTGGTTGAAAGCTTCCGGATCACGAAAGTCTAGACCCCCATCCCGCTTTGCCTCACACATCTTCTCCCATGGGATCCAATGCACCTTCCTTTCACCATTTGTTGCCCCCCACCAGAATTTTGACGAGATAGAAGTCAGGTTCCGGCACATTTTCTTTGtgagatggaaacaactcatgGTGTAGGTTGGTGTAGCTTGGAGTACCGACTTAACAAGCACTTCCCGCGCCGCCTTGGAGAGACCCTGGCCCTTCAGACCGTTAACCTTTCCTTTCGAGCACTCCGTGACATATTTGAAAGTACCATCCTTTGATCTCCCGACCAGTGTGGGGAGACCCAAATAACGTTAGCCAAGTGCCTCATTATGAATACCCAGTATGGTTTGTAGTTGGCCTTTCATGTCATCCTGAGTGCCTTTACCAAAAAGATGGCAGATTTTTGTAAGTTAATGCGCTGACCCGACGCCTCCTCGTACTGCCTCAAGATTTCCTTCAACTCCATCATATTTTCCATTGATCCCTCCAGGAACACAATATTGTCATCGGCGAACAATAAGTGAGTAACATTGGGGCCAGTGCTCCCAAATGACACTCCTTTGATTCTCTTCTCCTCTTGTGCTCTTTTAAGCAACGCCGAGAACCCCTCTACACAGAACAAGAACAAATAGGGTGATAGTGGATCCCCTTGTCTCAGTCCacgagaaggaacaaaatccctaGATAAACCACCAATAAGCCTCACTGAGAACCTCGCCGATGTTACACAAAGCATGATCATAGCAATCCATTGAGTATCAAAACCCACTCGATTCAAAACCTGCTCCAGAAATATCCATTTGActatcatatgccttcatcatgtctAACTTTACCGCACACAGTGGCTTCTTTCTCTTCCTGTTCTGAATGGCGTGCACACACTCATATGCCACAATGACATTATCCATAATCAACCTTCCCGACACAAAAGCACTTTGTTCTTCTGAGATCAAAAGAGGAAGTGAGCCTTTTAATCTATTTGCCAACACCATTGTGGCTATTTTATAGAGCACATTACATAAGCTGATTGGTCTGAATTGTGAAATCAACTCTGGTGAGTTGATTTTCGAAATCATGACAATAACCGTATCATTAAAACCCTCAGGCGCCGACACACCGTTCAGAAAATCCTTCACAGCCTTGCACACATCCTCCTTAACCAAAGACCAGTGTCTTTGATAGAAGAGAGCCGGGAGCCCATCAGGCCCGGGAGCCTTTGTAGGGGCCATTTGGAATAAACTGTCTCGATCTCGTCATTAGAAAAGGCTGCTGTCAGCCTTTGATTCATCTCCGCCGTAACCAATGGTACTATATTTTGTAACAGCACGTTGGCACCGGCCGACCCATCGGACATGAACAGTCGTTCGTAGAAAGAGGCAGCAAGTTCTCTCATGTCCTCATCCACCGTGCAGCGAGATCCATCCTCCCGTCGAAGCGCCCTAATGGTATTTTTTTCTCTTTCTCTGTGAAGCTCTGTTCTGAAAATATTTGGTGTTTTGATCACCGGCTTTAAGTCAGTCCACCGGGAACGCTGACGGTAGAACAACTCCTCCCTCGCATAGATCTCTCTCAACTTTTCCTCAATGGCTCGGGTTTCCAGTGAACTCACGTGACTGCTATGTGGCTCGCATGAACACCACCGATGGACACCAATACTGCAACGTGTAACGACGTCACACCAAGGTCAGGCCAGATGGTCCAGATAAAACGCACCGGGAGCCAGCCACATTAGACCGCGTACAAAATGGAAAGAGAAGCGACGAAGAGCGGCGCGGCGAGACGCGCGGCACGCTCTAGTGTCGTCCAATGCACGACGTATGCCTCACAAGTCCGGCCCGCTGACAAATCTCCGGTGAGGTCCGGTCTTGCCCGCGCCTCATCACGCATTAAAAGCGCGCGCGGCTGCTCCCTCACTTCCATAGTACTCCGTATCTAGTAGACTACTGCAGATCACCCAACTCATCGGCGCGTCCGAGGAAGGaagcaatggcggcggcggcggaggtgagcaACAAGAGGGTGATCCTGAAGCGCTACGTGACGGGGTTCCCCTCCGAGGACGACATGGAGCTCGTCCCGGCGACGGCGCGCCTGGCCGTGCCGCGGGGGTCGAACGCCGTGGTGGTCAAGAACCTCTACCTCTCCTGCGACCCCTACCTGCGCAGCCGGATGTCCGGGAACGACGAGCCCAGCCACGTCCCGGACTTCGTCCAGGGGGAGGTACGTACTGCCGTCCTGAATTTGTTTTAACCTAGCATCAAACTTGTGGTTCGCATGAGCAGAACTTGCAATATCTACTCTGTTACTGTTTCACGGGACAAGGGACAGCCGAGAGTAATCTGATCGGCAGTTGTGTACATGGATTCAGCCTTTTCTTTTTCTGATCTGAATTTTTCCCCACCTGAAGCTGAAGGCATAACATTTTGCTGCCTCCCTACGTGAATCCTGCCAGGTTTTAACTACTTTAGGCGTAAGCAAGGTGGTGGAATCCGGGCACCAGGATTACAAGCCCGGCGATCTGGTGTGGGGGTTGACAGGATGTGAAGAGTACACTTTGATCACTAATCTGGAGTCGCATTTCAAGATCAACCATCCTGAATTGCCGCTGTCATACTACACAGGAGTTCTTGGTGAGTTCACTTTTATTCATCACAAGTTAACCAGGTCTGGTTATCATTAATTCATTATAGTAAtctacttcctctgtaaactaatataagagcgtttagatcactattttagtattccaaacgctcttatattagtttacagagggagtacttgttatTCTGAAACGTGAAAGTTATGGTTTGATTTCTTCATAGACCTTAGTCTGCTATAGAATCAATCAAAGTGTTTTCTCTGACTGCTAGAAACTTCATAATTCAGGCATGCCTGGCCTTACTGCCTATGTTGGATTTTTTGACGTGGCCAAGCCAAAAAAGGGCGAGTATGTCTTTGTGTCGGCAGCGTCAGGCGCCGTTGGACAGCTTGTCGGGCAGCTTGCCAAGATTTCTGGCTGCTATGTGGTTGGCAGTGCCGGTTCTGATGAGAAGGTCCATGCCTACTCATTTGGGCACATCCCCAGACAATGAGTACCTTTGTTCATACTGATTTAATTTTGTCACTGCCGTTGGCGAAGCTTTCTATTTTTGATGAGATGAATTTGCCTTCTCCTCAGGTCAACCTCCTAAAAACAAAGTTTGGGTTTGATGATGCCTTCAACTACAAGAAGGAGCAGGACTTGGACGCCACACTGAAGAGGTTAATTGCAGGCCCCTTCCCTAGTTACCATATACTCTTGCGATTCTTCTAACTTCCAATGAATAGTGCCAGTTAATAAAGAGTTCTGCGTGCCATGATACTTGCTTTCAGATGCTTCCCAGAGGGCATCGACATCTACTTCGAGAACGTGGGTGGCGCGATGCTGGACGCGGTGCTTCTCAACATGAGGCTGCATGGGCGGGTGTCCGTGTGCGGGTTGATCTCGCAGTACAACCTGGAGCAGAGCGAGGGCGTGCGCAACCTTTTCTGCATCATCACCAAGCGCATCCGCATGGAGGGGTTCATCGTGACGGATCACTATGGCACTTACAGAAAGTTCGAAGAGGAGATGGCCGGCTACCTCAAGGACGGGAAGATCACCTACGTGGAGGACGTCGCCGAGGGGATCGAGAGCTTCCCGACGGCGCTCATCGGGC
It encodes:
- the LOC119302483 gene encoding 2-alkenal reductase (NADP(+)-dependent)-like; the encoded protein is MAAAAEVSNKRVILKRYVTGFPSEDDMELVPATARLAVPRGSNAVVVKNLYLSCDPYLRSRMSGNDEPSHVPDFVQGEVLTTLGVSKVVESGHQDYKPGDLVWGLTGCEEYTLITNLESHFKINHPELPLSYYTGVLGMPGLTAYVGFFDVAKPKKGEYVFVSAASGAVGQLVGQLAKISGCYVVGSAGSDEKVNLLKTKFGFDDAFNYKKEQDLDATLKRCFPEGIDIYFENVGGAMLDAVLLNMRLHGRVSVCGLISQYNLEQSEGVRNLFCIITKRIRMEGFIVTDHYGTYRKFEEEMAGYLKDGKITYVEDVAEGIESFPTALIGLFYGRNVGKQLVAVARE